The Gemmatimonadota bacterium DH-78 region CGGTTGATGCACTTCAGCGCCTCGATGTCGGCCGGCACGAGGTTGGGGATCGCCAGTCGCCCGGCCAGAAGCTCGAGGGCCGCCACGATCGGGTAGAGCTCGAGCAGGGTATCGAGAGGCTCTTCCGGCACGCGAAAGCCCCGATGCGGAATCCGCTCCAGGAATCCCTCGCTCGATAGACGCCCGAGTGCCTCGCGAACCGGAGTGCGACTCACCCCCAGTGCGGCACTCACGTCCTGCTCCCGCACGAACTCGCCCAACGCCATGTCTCCCGCGAGAATACGCGAGCGGATCACCTTGTACGCCTGATCGGCCAGCGTCGTCTGCGACACTTTCGGCCAGGGAGTCTTGGGCATGTTTCACGGGTCTGTGAGGAGCGTGCCAGACGCACAATATACAGTCCCCTCGCCCGACGACTCCACCACGCGCGTCGATCGACCCGTGTGGCGGAGGAGATGGGGGGCGCGCCGCGGCGCGGGCGCCCCCCTCCAGCGATCAGCGGTTGGCGCAGGCGCTGGGGTAGTCCTCGCAGTACGAACCCTCGGCGAGAAGCGCGTGGACCACGGCCCGCCCGAGGGCGTCGGCGGCGGCGTTGTAGAGCGCCTGCAGCGCTCCCCGGTCCACCTCGCCACTCCCGTCGCCGGTGGCGACGGCGAACACCGCGTCTCCGTCGCCGAGGTTGTGAATCGGTCGGATCGAGCGCGCCAGCCCGCTGTTCGACACCATCGCCATCCGCTGGGCCTGGGTCTGATCGAGCGGCGCATCGGTGGCGACGAGGGCGATCGTCGTGTTGAAGGTCTCGCCCGACTCGGGCTGAGCACCGCCGCCGTCCGCCGGCGCGCAGTCGGCGGCCGAGGGCGCGACCAGCCCGAACTCGTCGCCCAACTCGAGGAACATGCCGTAGGGCATGCAGGTCTCCGGGTTGATGGGCGAACCCGCCGGGTTCAGCCCCACGATGGCGGCCACGGTGTAGCCGTTGTCCAGCACGACGCTGGCGGTGCCGAGCCCGAATCGGGCCCCGGTGCCGGCGCCCACCCGACCCTGCGCGACCGGGCCGTCGGTGGCGGCGGCGGCGGCCCTGTACCCGAAGTCGGCGTCGGGCCGCTTGGAGAAGTCGCCGCCGCGACCGAGGTCGAAGAGGATGGCCGACGGCACGATCGGCACCACCCCGCCGGCGATCGGGTAGCCGATGCCCTGCTCCTCCAGCCACTGCATCGTGCCGGTGGCGGCAGCGAGCCCGTAGGCGCTGCCCCCGCTGAGCACGATCGCATGCGCCTCGGTCACCAGTCCGCCCGGGGCCAGGAGGTCGGTCTCCCGAGTGCCCGGGGCGCCGCCCTGCACGTCGACGCTGGCGGTGCCGCCGTCACGCATGAGGATCACCGTCGTACCCGATAGAAAGCCGTCGCCGTTCTGCTCGACCTGGCCGACCTCGATCCCCGCGACATCGGTGAGCGAGTTGGTCGGGCCGGGCCGCTGGGCCTGGGCACAGGCGGGGGTTGCGACGGCCACCGCCGCCACGAGGGCCAGACGACCGAGGTGTCGGCCGGTGCTGCCTTCGGGGGATGCTCTCATGCTCACTCGCTCCATTGCAGGTGTGGCGGTACGGGCCCGCAGCGGGCTTACCACCTAGTATACCGGTTCACGTGCAGGCGCGACCCGATCCAGCTCGGGCCGCGATCGCGCCACGGGATGCTTGACGCGAGATAATATACAGAATACGGTGCATCCGAAATGCATACGGTACGCAACCTGTCGCGTAGTGTACCGTGATCGGTACACTGCCGTACCGATCACCCTCGATCTTCCAAGCTCCACCCACAGCCACGCCCCACGACCTCTTCTCTTCAGTACCGTCTGGTCTTTCGTAGCCCCCTCAGGAGCACACCAATGAAAGCACCCTTCCGTCGAATCCTTTCGTGGCTCGGCGTGGTCTCCGCGTTGTCGTGGAGCACCGCCGCAGCGGCCCAGCAACCCGGAGTGATCCAGGGGCGCATCACCTCGCAGTTCGGCGGCGCTCCGATCGCCGACGTGCAGGTGTCGATCGCGGCCCTGGGCCTCGGCACCCTGAGCGACGCCGACGGCACCTACCGCATCACGGGCGTGCCCGCGGGCGAGCACCTGATCGAGACGCAGCGCATCGGGTACAGCCGGAGCACGCAGACCGTGACCGTCGCCGCGGGCCAGATCGC contains the following coding sequences:
- a CDS encoding GntR family transcriptional regulator, whose product is MPKTPWPKVSQTTLADQAYKVIRSRILAGDMALGEFVREQDVSAALGVSRTPVREALGRLSSEGFLERIPHRGFRVPEEPLDTLLELYPIVAALELLAGRLAIPNLVPADIEALKCINRELAESSRDGDVRRRIDLNNRFHHLLCERSGSGRLTDMLDDLRSQVSRLEHWYYSQQGRTEESIAHHDELIRALEEGRTDDALALLESNMAMTFQRFAEDQIEDD
- a CDS encoding P1 family peptidase; translation: MRASPEGSTGRHLGRLALVAAVAVATPACAQAQRPGPTNSLTDVAGIEVGQVEQNGDGFLSGTTVILMRDGGTASVDVQGGAPGTRETDLLAPGGLVTEAHAIVLSGGSAYGLAAATGTMQWLEEQGIGYPIAGGVVPIVPSAILFDLGRGGDFSKRPDADFGYRAAAAATDGPVAQGRVGAGTGARFGLGTASVVLDNGYTVAAIVGLNPAGSPINPETCMPYGMFLELGDEFGLVAPSAADCAPADGGGAQPESGETFNTTIALVATDAPLDQTQAQRMAMVSNSGLARSIRPIHNLGDGDAVFAVATGDGSGEVDRGALQALYNAAADALGRAVVHALLAEGSYCEDYPSACANR